The Spirosoma foliorum genome has a window encoding:
- a CDS encoding CusA/CzcA family heavy metal efflux RND transporter yields MIDKIIQFSIRQKLMVGLGVVALIAWGTYALRQLPIDAIPDITNNQVQVITQAPSLAAQETEQFITFPLETTLRNVPGVTEIRSISRFGLSVITVVFEESTPTFLARQLVTEQLKAAEGSLTAGSPQLAPITTGLGEVYQYVIRPKEGFEHRYSATDLRTVQDWLVKRQLAGVPGVVDISSLGGYLKEYEVRINPERLHGMNTTLTEVVQALADNNANTGGSYIEKGPEAFFIRGEGMVKTPDEIGQIVVKNVGPTPILVRDVAQVGLGHAVRYGAMTRNGRGEVVGGIVLMLKGASSEKTIDGIKERIAEVQKSLPPGLIIEPFQDRKVLIDKAIHTVAKNLLEGGLIVMSVLLLLLGNWRAGLVVASVIPLCMLFALGMMHVFGVSANLMSLGAIDFGLLVDGAVIIVESMIFSIVHTQAIRSQSMDEIALDSASRLMRSALFGQLIILIVYVPILSLTGIEGKMFRPMALTVGFAIIGAMLLCVTYVPMMAATLLRKDIKEEGTLADRIMKALYRVYAPLLNGALRWRKTVLATSVLLLVGAIGLFGTMGGEFIPNLDEGDIAISLTLKPGSSLRQTIETTGRMETILKNGFPEVKDVISKIGTAEIPTDPMPIEAADVIVVLKESGEWTSAKTKDELVQKMERALSVLPGLTYEFTQPIQLRFNELMTGVKSDIAVKIYGEDLKTLFSKANQAAAKLKTIPGVADLKVEQISGLPQMLVSYNRPKLAQYGVSVAGLNRILKAAFAGETAGVVFEGEKRFDLVVRLDSMYRQDIDNIRQLYVDLPNGQQVPLDQLASIRYENAPMQISRDNARRRITIGINVRGRDVESLVGEMKAVLEKDVPLPAGYSYTYGGQFENLVKAKERLAVAVPLALVLIGLLLFFTFGYFGQAILIFTAIPLSAIGGVLALWLRGMPFSISAGVGFIALFGIAVLNGIVLISYFNQLEEEGVTDVLQRVKEGTAVRFRPVIMTAAVASLGFLPMALSSSAGAEVQKPLATVVIGGLVSATLLTLIVLPVLYSLVASRRKQALQAADEERNSPTIAHCIGGILVLAFGSLSASQAQTQPLTIEQAIEQGLRLNGGLQATVMEVKIGQSLQKTAWDIPRTTVDYQRGQIQSYPIDHSLTIMQSMAMPSVYGAQKRLYQAQQGIAERQVSVSRTELVRQIRLTFYQLRIDYERVKLLQAQDSLYRRAAHAAAVRYRTGATNQLESVTAETRQRDIQNRLAVLQTDISVGRQTLAILLQQTDLVSIDTTGSLKAGLPQTPPSLEANPQLAVLRQQVETTRRQVDLEKQRFWPDFRVGYLSQSIERQGGFGVYQVGLSLPLIMAPLRARLDVARLQGQIADRQLNYQYHRLQGELSIRGQQHAQSLNTLAYYENSALPQANLILRTAERSYLRGDIEYLEFVQSTTQAWQIREQYLDAISQYNQSLIEQEALAGFAPVVP; encoded by the coding sequence ATGATCGATAAAATCATTCAGTTCAGCATCCGCCAAAAGCTGATGGTGGGGCTGGGCGTGGTGGCATTGATTGCCTGGGGAACCTATGCACTCCGGCAATTACCCATCGACGCTATTCCCGATATTACCAATAATCAGGTTCAGGTAATCACGCAAGCCCCTTCGTTGGCGGCTCAGGAAACCGAACAGTTCATCACATTTCCGCTCGAAACGACCCTGCGCAATGTACCGGGCGTTACCGAAATCCGGTCGATTTCCCGCTTTGGGTTGTCGGTCATTACGGTTGTTTTTGAAGAATCAACCCCGACGTTTCTGGCTCGTCAGCTAGTGACCGAACAACTCAAAGCGGCCGAGGGCTCGCTGACGGCGGGCTCTCCCCAACTGGCTCCCATTACAACGGGGCTGGGTGAAGTTTATCAGTATGTTATTCGGCCCAAAGAAGGGTTTGAGCATCGGTATTCCGCAACTGATCTTCGCACTGTACAGGACTGGCTGGTGAAACGGCAATTGGCTGGAGTCCCCGGTGTGGTCGACATCAGCAGCTTGGGTGGGTATCTGAAAGAGTACGAAGTCCGTATCAATCCCGAGCGTTTGCATGGTATGAATACCACGTTGACCGAAGTGGTTCAGGCACTGGCCGATAATAATGCCAACACGGGTGGAAGCTATATCGAAAAGGGACCCGAAGCTTTCTTCATCCGGGGTGAAGGTATGGTCAAAACGCCCGACGAGATTGGGCAGATTGTCGTAAAAAACGTTGGGCCCACCCCTATTCTCGTTCGCGATGTGGCGCAGGTGGGCTTGGGTCATGCTGTTCGGTATGGCGCCATGACCCGCAATGGTCGGGGCGAAGTTGTCGGCGGTATTGTTCTGATGCTCAAAGGAGCCAGTTCTGAAAAAACCATTGATGGTATAAAAGAACGAATTGCCGAAGTACAGAAAAGCCTTCCACCCGGCCTGATTATCGAGCCGTTTCAGGATCGTAAAGTACTCATCGACAAAGCCATTCACACCGTCGCCAAAAACTTGCTGGAAGGTGGGCTCATTGTTATGAGTGTACTCTTGCTGTTACTGGGCAACTGGCGCGCCGGTTTAGTGGTGGCATCAGTTATTCCACTTTGTATGTTGTTTGCGCTGGGGATGATGCACGTGTTTGGCGTATCGGCCAACCTGATGAGTTTGGGCGCCATTGACTTTGGCTTGCTGGTCGATGGGGCCGTGATCATTGTCGAGAGTATGATTTTCAGTATCGTCCATACGCAGGCCATCCGCTCGCAGTCGATGGACGAGATTGCGCTGGATTCGGCTAGTCGATTGATGCGCTCGGCCTTGTTCGGTCAGTTGATTATCCTGATCGTTTACGTACCGATTCTATCGCTGACGGGCATTGAAGGGAAGATGTTTCGGCCGATGGCGCTGACTGTAGGTTTTGCTATTATAGGCGCTATGTTGCTGTGTGTGACTTATGTACCGATGATGGCGGCCACCCTTCTGCGTAAAGACATCAAGGAAGAAGGCACTCTAGCTGATCGCATCATGAAAGCCCTCTATCGGGTCTACGCTCCACTACTGAACGGCGCGTTACGCTGGCGCAAAACAGTTTTAGCCACCTCTGTTCTTTTACTCGTTGGTGCGATTGGTTTGTTCGGAACAATGGGTGGCGAATTCATCCCCAATCTCGACGAGGGCGACATTGCGATCAGTCTGACGTTGAAACCCGGCTCGTCGTTGCGGCAAACCATTGAGACGACTGGACGAATGGAAACGATTCTAAAAAATGGTTTTCCGGAAGTGAAAGACGTGATTTCCAAGATCGGGACCGCCGAAATCCCCACAGATCCCATGCCCATTGAGGCCGCCGATGTGATCGTTGTGTTGAAAGAGTCAGGTGAATGGACGTCCGCGAAAACGAAGGATGAGTTAGTCCAGAAAATGGAACGCGCCCTGAGTGTGCTTCCCGGTTTAACTTACGAGTTTACGCAACCTATCCAACTGCGATTTAATGAATTAATGACGGGTGTCAAGTCCGACATTGCCGTCAAAATCTACGGCGAGGATCTCAAAACATTGTTCAGTAAAGCCAATCAGGCAGCGGCTAAACTCAAAACAATTCCCGGCGTAGCAGACCTGAAAGTTGAACAGATCAGTGGGCTTCCGCAGATGCTGGTTTCTTACAATCGGCCGAAACTGGCACAATACGGAGTGTCGGTAGCGGGTTTGAACCGGATTCTGAAAGCGGCATTTGCAGGCGAAACAGCGGGCGTAGTCTTCGAAGGCGAAAAACGGTTCGATCTGGTTGTTCGACTCGACAGCATGTATCGTCAGGACATCGACAACATCCGGCAACTCTACGTCGATTTGCCGAATGGACAGCAGGTTCCACTCGATCAACTAGCGTCGATTCGTTACGAAAACGCCCCCATGCAGATTTCGCGGGACAACGCCCGACGGCGTATTACGATCGGCATTAACGTGCGGGGGCGTGACGTGGAAAGTCTGGTGGGTGAAATGAAAGCCGTTCTGGAAAAAGACGTTCCGCTTCCGGCCGGATATAGCTATACCTATGGTGGTCAGTTTGAGAATCTGGTCAAAGCCAAAGAACGGCTGGCGGTAGCTGTTCCACTCGCGTTGGTGCTGATTGGCCTTCTGTTGTTTTTTACTTTTGGCTACTTTGGACAAGCGATCCTGATTTTCACCGCCATTCCTCTGTCGGCCATCGGCGGTGTATTGGCGTTGTGGCTCCGGGGCATGCCATTCAGCATATCGGCAGGTGTAGGTTTCATTGCGTTGTTCGGGATTGCGGTTCTGAATGGCATTGTCCTCATTAGCTATTTCAACCAGCTCGAAGAGGAAGGCGTAACCGATGTGCTTCAACGCGTAAAAGAGGGAACGGCGGTTCGGTTCAGGCCGGTTATCATGACGGCTGCCGTAGCATCGCTGGGCTTTTTGCCGATGGCGCTATCAAGCTCTGCCGGGGCCGAAGTGCAAAAGCCGTTGGCAACGGTCGTTATTGGCGGGCTGGTTTCAGCAACCTTATTAACGCTGATTGTTTTGCCGGTTCTCTACAGCTTAGTAGCCTCGCGCCGAAAACAAGCGTTGCAAGCAGCTGACGAAGAACGCAATAGTCCCACAATCGCGCATTGCATCGGAGGAATTTTGGTATTAGCGTTTGGAAGTTTATCTGCGTCTCAGGCGCAAACGCAACCGCTTACAATAGAGCAAGCCATCGAGCAAGGTCTACGTCTGAACGGCGGATTGCAGGCGACGGTGATGGAAGTGAAGATTGGCCAAAGTTTGCAAAAAACAGCCTGGGATATTCCCCGCACTACAGTCGATTACCAGCGGGGACAAATTCAATCGTATCCCATCGATCATAGTCTGACCATCATGCAATCGATGGCGATGCCGTCTGTCTATGGTGCGCAGAAGCGACTCTATCAGGCACAGCAGGGCATCGCCGAGCGGCAGGTGTCCGTTAGTCGAACGGAACTAGTTCGGCAAATTCGACTGACCTTCTATCAACTTCGGATTGATTACGAGCGGGTTAAGCTGCTTCAGGCGCAGGATAGTCTGTATCGTCGGGCGGCTCATGCGGCAGCGGTACGGTATCGAACGGGGGCGACCAATCAACTGGAAAGCGTTACCGCCGAAACCCGGCAGCGCGACATCCAGAATCGACTAGCTGTTCTGCAAACCGACATTTCGGTGGGTCGTCAAACGCTGGCTATTCTCCTCCAGCAAACAGATTTAGTCAGCATCGATACAACCGGTAGTTTAAAAGCAGGTTTACCGCAAACTCCCCCAAGTCTGGAGGCCAATCCGCAACTGGCCGTATTGCGTCAGCAGGTCGAAACCACCCGCCGGCAAGTCGATCTGGAGAAGCAGCGATTCTGGCCAGATTTTCGGGTCGGCTATCTCTCCCAATCCATCGAGCGGCAGGGCGGATTTGGGGTCTATCAGGTTGGCTTATCCCTGCCACTTATCATGGCTCCCTTGCGGGCAAGGCTGGATGTTGCCCGCCTGCAAGGTCAGATTGCCGATCGCCAATTGAACTATCAGTACCATCGACTACAGGGCGAACTTTCCATTCGGGGGCAACAGCATGCCCAGTCACTCAACACGCTGGCGTATTACGAAAACTCGGCGCTCCCGCAGGCCAATCTCATTCTTCGAACAGCGGAGCGCAGTTATCTACGTGGCGACATCGAATACCTCGAATTTGTGCAGAGTACTACCCAGGCCTGGCAGATTCGAGAACAGTATTTAGATGCCATCAGCCAGTACAATCAATCGCTCATTGAACAGGAAGCGCTCGCCGGATTTGCGCCCGTGGTTCCTTAA
- a CDS encoding sodium:solute symporter yields the protein MKNLPLFDLAVIAAYLVAMVLVGVYFSRKNNDTDQFTKASGKIPGWALGMSIYATFLSSNTFLGVPGKAFGGNWNSFVFSLSMPLAAYVASRFFVPFYRQTGEISAYTHLEHRFGPWARTYAVACFLLTQLARMGSIFLGIAISLQALTGYSMQMIMIVMGVCIIIYTVMGGMEAVIWTEVVQAFIKTFGALLILYLIVDSVPGGVSKIVDIGAAHDKFSLGTFSPDFVQSSFWVVLLYGFFINLNNFGMDQNYIQRYHTTSSAKEAANSLWLCVWLYVPASLLFFVIGSCLFAYYQVHPEFIEAIKQKVAMDRLPATASAAEVSQLMATLKPVDYGDKVMPHFMVTKVPAGLMGLIISAILSAAMSTISSGMNASATVFTEDIYKRYINADISDKKLLRLLHLTTVVVGLLGLGTGLAMIGVKSILDTWWTLSGIFAAGMLGLFLLGLISRRTNSHEALTATCIGVLVIVWMTFSGSLPDQFSYLRNPLHSNMIIVIGTLTIFLVGLLVTKSKGRSSEQIKKEVIVNG from the coding sequence ATGAAAAACCTACCCCTGTTTGACCTTGCCGTGATTGCCGCCTATCTGGTGGCAATGGTGCTGGTAGGCGTTTACTTTTCCCGAAAAAACAATGATACCGATCAGTTTACCAAAGCATCGGGGAAGATTCCCGGTTGGGCGCTGGGGATGTCAATTTACGCTACATTCCTGAGTAGCAATACGTTTCTAGGCGTTCCGGGCAAAGCATTCGGCGGCAACTGGAACTCATTTGTATTTAGCCTGTCCATGCCGTTGGCGGCTTATGTTGCCTCTCGTTTTTTTGTGCCATTCTATCGGCAAACCGGCGAAATATCAGCGTACACACACCTCGAACATCGCTTTGGGCCCTGGGCCAGAACCTATGCTGTAGCCTGTTTTTTACTGACGCAGTTGGCCCGCATGGGGTCTATCTTTCTGGGAATTGCCATTAGTTTACAGGCACTTACGGGTTATTCGATGCAAATGATCATGATCGTCATGGGCGTTTGTATCATTATTTATACCGTTATGGGCGGCATGGAGGCTGTTATCTGGACAGAAGTGGTACAGGCTTTTATTAAAACGTTTGGGGCTTTGCTGATTCTATACCTCATCGTTGATTCGGTGCCCGGGGGCGTTTCGAAAATTGTGGACATTGGGGCTGCTCACGACAAATTCAGCCTTGGTACGTTCTCCCCTGATTTCGTGCAATCATCCTTTTGGGTCGTGCTGCTGTATGGCTTCTTTATCAATCTGAATAACTTTGGGATGGACCAGAACTACATTCAGCGATACCATACCACGTCGTCGGCTAAGGAGGCTGCAAATTCTCTTTGGTTATGTGTCTGGTTGTACGTACCTGCGTCGTTGCTGTTTTTTGTGATTGGCTCCTGCCTGTTCGCCTATTATCAGGTCCACCCCGAATTTATTGAAGCCATCAAGCAAAAAGTGGCGATGGACCGACTACCGGCTACGGCTTCGGCAGCTGAGGTTTCTCAACTTATGGCAACATTGAAGCCTGTCGATTATGGCGACAAAGTGATGCCTCATTTTATGGTGACCAAAGTGCCCGCTGGCCTGATGGGGTTGATCATTTCAGCGATTCTATCGGCAGCTATGAGTACCATCAGTTCGGGGATGAACGCGTCGGCGACGGTATTTACGGAAGACATTTACAAACGGTATATCAATGCCGACATCTCAGATAAAAAACTCCTGCGACTACTCCACCTGACTACTGTAGTGGTTGGTTTATTAGGTTTAGGAACAGGTTTGGCCATGATTGGTGTGAAAAGTATTCTGGATACCTGGTGGACACTTTCGGGTATTTTTGCGGCTGGCATGCTCGGATTGTTCTTGTTGGGCCTCATTAGTCGGCGCACGAATAGCCATGAAGCACTGACTGCCACGTGTATTGGCGTATTGGTAATTGTCTGGATGACGTTTTCCGGTAGCCTGCCCGATCAGTTTAGCTACCTGCGCAATCCGCTTCACAGCAACATGATTATTGTGATTGGTACGCTCACCATTTTTCTGGTTGGCCTGCTCGTCACAAAGAGCAAAGGCCGATCCTCAGAGCAAATCAAAAAAGAAGTAATAGTTAATGGATAA
- a CDS encoding dihydrodipicolinate synthase family protein: MKTVEKGFIPVMLTPFTGTGAIDFDALTRLTELYLQAGAAGLFANCLSSEMFELSESERIQIIEHVIKVVNGAVPVVATGTFGGPIAQQADFVKRVHNTGTQAVILITGLLADEAESDAVFNERVFQLLDQTESVPVGFYECPVPYKRLISPEQLQLFVNTGRVIYHKDTSLDLAQIKEKIRLASRPGFGLYDAYMVHAVDSLKAGSAGLSCIQGNFFPELIVWLCQNYNNADLQTEVAKVQQFLIDKMDVIHNVYPTVSKYFLQLRGFDMTTFTRRNVGTFTPEIAKQVEGFYAEYTQLQNELELSLV; the protein is encoded by the coding sequence ATGAAAACAGTTGAAAAGGGGTTCATCCCCGTGATGCTCACTCCCTTTACCGGTACAGGCGCGATTGATTTCGACGCCCTGACCCGCCTGACCGAGCTTTACCTGCAAGCTGGTGCAGCTGGCTTATTTGCCAATTGTCTGTCGAGTGAAATGTTCGAATTGAGCGAGTCTGAGCGTATTCAGATTATCGAACACGTCATTAAGGTGGTCAATGGTGCCGTTCCCGTTGTGGCTACCGGCACTTTTGGCGGGCCAATTGCGCAACAGGCCGATTTTGTTAAACGCGTACATAACACAGGTACGCAGGCCGTTATCCTGATTACGGGTTTGCTTGCCGACGAAGCAGAGTCGGATGCGGTTTTCAATGAGCGAGTTTTTCAGTTGTTAGACCAGACCGAATCGGTGCCGGTTGGTTTTTACGAGTGCCCCGTTCCCTACAAACGCCTGATTTCTCCCGAACAGCTTCAGTTATTCGTGAACACAGGTCGGGTGATTTACCATAAAGATACATCGCTGGATCTGGCGCAGATCAAAGAGAAAATCCGGCTGGCATCGCGTCCTGGCTTTGGTTTGTATGATGCCTATATGGTTCACGCAGTGGATTCGTTGAAGGCGGGTTCAGCGGGGTTGTCGTGCATTCAGGGTAACTTTTTCCCAGAGTTGATCGTGTGGCTGTGTCAGAATTATAATAATGCTGATTTGCAAACCGAAGTAGCGAAAGTTCAGCAATTCCTGATCGACAAGATGGATGTTATTCACAACGTCTATCCGACGGTTTCGAAATATTTCTTACAACTGCGTGGCTTCGACATGACCACCTTTACTCGTCGTAACGTGGGTACGTTT
- a CDS encoding MGH1-like glycoside hydrolase domain-containing protein: protein MMAKPYRALIFVISILQTTFSVAQTTAVLSTNTLKNYVTYFNSIDDEAVKNYVPNDQSFDWLSKNVPLFDCPDSVLQEVYYYRWWAFRKHLKETPEGYVFTEFITKVNHAGKYNAISSALGHHIYEGRWLHNPQYINDYISFWLYVDPKHVAQRFHGFSSWVDDAVYNRYLVNLDKPFIQKNLLALDADYRKWQQEKQLPSGLFWQFDVKDAMEESISGSRKEKNRRPSINSYMYGNAKALAAMATLAQNDTLARRYQQQATQLKKLTLDSLWDDSAHFFEVKLEKGGFSNAREAIGFIPWYFDLPDDKPVYASQWDQLTDTTGFNAPWGITTAERRHPLFRTHGSGHGCEWDGPVWPFATTQTLKGLSNLLTKYRNQGSMTKSVFYDELLKYAHSHTMNGKIYLGEYQDEKTGEWLKGDNPRSKFYNHSGFADLIISDLVGLKPRADNVLEIHPLVPDGKWDWFCLDKVLYHGKMLTILYDKTGKHYGKGKGFIVFSDGKRVIQNKTLAPLTVRSF from the coding sequence ATGATGGCTAAACCGTATCGTGCACTCATATTCGTTATCAGTATTCTGCAAACGACCTTTTCGGTCGCGCAGACGACAGCTGTGTTGTCGACAAACACCCTTAAAAACTACGTTACCTATTTCAACTCCATCGACGATGAAGCGGTAAAAAACTACGTCCCGAATGATCAGTCATTTGACTGGCTTTCCAAAAATGTTCCGCTATTCGATTGCCCCGATTCAGTCTTGCAGGAGGTGTATTACTATCGCTGGTGGGCGTTTCGGAAGCATTTGAAGGAGACGCCCGAAGGCTATGTATTTACGGAGTTTATCACCAAAGTGAACCATGCGGGCAAGTACAACGCTATCAGCAGCGCCCTGGGGCATCATATTTACGAAGGCCGTTGGTTGCATAACCCGCAGTATATCAACGATTACATTTCGTTCTGGCTCTACGTTGACCCCAAACATGTAGCCCAGCGATTTCATGGATTCAGTAGCTGGGTCGATGATGCAGTGTACAATCGCTACCTCGTCAATCTGGATAAGCCATTTATTCAGAAAAATCTACTGGCCTTGGATGCCGACTACCGTAAGTGGCAACAGGAGAAGCAATTGCCAAGCGGGCTGTTCTGGCAGTTCGATGTAAAAGACGCGATGGAAGAGTCGATCAGTGGGTCGAGGAAAGAGAAAAACCGACGTCCGTCGATCAATAGCTACATGTATGGTAATGCTAAAGCACTGGCAGCTATGGCTACCCTCGCCCAAAACGATACGCTCGCGCGCCGATACCAACAGCAGGCCACACAACTAAAAAAACTAACGTTGGATAGTCTGTGGGACGATTCAGCGCATTTTTTTGAGGTGAAGTTGGAAAAAGGTGGTTTTTCAAACGCCCGTGAAGCTATCGGTTTTATTCCCTGGTACTTCGACTTGCCCGACGATAAGCCAGTCTATGCCAGCCAGTGGGACCAACTCACTGATACAACGGGTTTCAACGCGCCCTGGGGCATCACCACCGCCGAACGGCGTCATCCACTTTTTCGGACGCACGGTTCGGGACATGGTTGTGAGTGGGATGGACCCGTCTGGCCGTTTGCCACAACGCAAACGTTGAAAGGGTTGTCGAACCTCCTCACGAAATACCGGAATCAGGGGAGTATGACCAAGTCGGTGTTTTATGACGAATTGCTGAAATACGCCCATTCGCACACCATGAATGGCAAAATCTATCTGGGCGAATATCAGGACGAAAAAACAGGGGAGTGGCTAAAAGGTGATAATCCGCGTAGCAAATTTTACAATCACTCGGGCTTTGCCGACTTAATCATTAGCGATCTGGTTGGCCTGAAACCCCGTGCCGATAACGTATTGGAAATTCACCCGCTCGTGCCCGATGGCAAATGGGATTGGTTTTGCCTCGATAAAGTGCTGTATCATGGAAAAATGCTGACCATTTTGTATGATAAAACCGGGAAACATTACGGTAAAGGGAAGGGCTTCATAGTCTTTTCTGATGGAAAGAGAGTAATACAGAATAAGACGCTGGCTCCATTGACTGTCCGGTCATTTTGA
- a CDS encoding RICIN domain-containing protein yields MKTRLVFSLLIVLGLVQTASFAQTIHGHYAIKNIQTGMLLRVQDARKANGTPIVAYSPVNWKCVTWDFKHIEGDTYQLQNLFTSKTLQPEAGTPTDGVNLEQQPLVASQVNQEYEFIPAGKATYRIKLKGTSLYITPADSKGAVNSRITLAKKSDAQTQLWTIYEQDPEI; encoded by the coding sequence ATGAAAACCAGACTCGTATTTTCCCTACTGATTGTTCTTGGCTTAGTTCAAACTGCCAGTTTCGCACAGACGATCCATGGTCATTATGCGATTAAAAATATCCAGACGGGCATGCTTTTACGCGTTCAGGATGCTCGGAAAGCAAATGGGACGCCTATTGTTGCCTATTCGCCCGTCAACTGGAAATGTGTTACCTGGGATTTTAAACATATAGAAGGGGATACCTATCAACTTCAGAATTTATTCACGAGCAAAACCTTACAACCAGAGGCCGGTACACCTACTGATGGTGTCAATCTGGAACAGCAGCCGTTAGTGGCGTCGCAGGTCAATCAGGAATATGAATTTATACCAGCCGGAAAAGCGACCTATCGGATTAAGTTGAAAGGGACAAGCCTGTACATCACACCCGCCGACAGCAAAGGCGCTGTAAACTCTCGCATAACGCTGGCGAAGAAATCCGACGCCCAGACGCAATTGTGGACGATTTATGAGCAGGACCCAGAGATATAA